The DNA sequence ACCGCAGCCTGGTAGCCGCACCCCGTGCCGATCTCCAGCACCCGCGCCAGATCGGCACCGCCCGGCCGGTGGCGCAGCAGCTCGATCATGCGCGCCACCACCGAGGGCTTGGAGATGGTCTGCCCGAGCCCGATGGGCAGGCTGGTGTCCTCGTAGGCCTGCGCCACCAGCGCACTGTCCACGAACAGATGGCGGGGCACCACGTTCATGGCCGCCAGCACCCGCTCGTCCTGGCAGCCGGCCTGGCGCAGGCGCAGCACCATGTTCTGGCGGAACGCCTGCAGGTCGCTCTGCGGGACCGGGGCCGCGCGCTGCCGGTTGGCTTCGCGCAGGGCATCGGACAGGGGGCGCTGCGGACGCAGTGTCTGTGCGTCGGCGGTCGTCATCGTGCGCTCGCCGGGCGCGCTGGCGGGCAGTCCGATGCGGTCCAGGCTGAGCGGCCACCGCCGGGGTTTGCGCGCAGCCGGATCGGACATGGCGACGCGCGGCCTGCTTCAGCCACCGGCAGCGGGCGCGACCCAGCGCGCCCACTGCGGCGAGGCCGCATGGTCGGTCAGGTCGATCTGCAGCGGAGTGATCGAGATCCGGCCGTTCGCCGTGGCATGGAAATCGGTGCCCTCCCCCGCTTCGCGCACATCCCCCTGTGCACCGATCCAGTAGATCGGGTCGCCGCGCGGGCTGAACTGGCGCACGACCGGCTCGCTGGCGTGGCGCCGGCCGAGCCGGGTGACCTGCATGGGCAGCGTCGCGGCATCGACCCGGTTGGGAATGTTCACGTTCAGCAACCAGGGCGACGATGCCGGCGGGCGCTGGATCACGTCGGCCAGCAGGCGGCGCACGACCGCGACCGCCGCATCCAGGTGCGCCCAGCCATGGTCCACCAGCGAAAACGCGATGGCGGGCACGCCGAACAGATACCCTTCGGTGGCCGCCGCCACGGTGCCGGAATAGAGCGTGTCATCGCCCAGATTCGCACCGTTGTTGATGCCCGAAACGATCAGATCGGGACGGTGACCGAGCAGGCCGGTGAGGGCCACGTGGACGCAGTCGGACGGCGTGCCGTTGACGACCTGTACCCCGTTGGACGCCTTCCACGCCGACAGCGGCCGGTGCAGCGACAGCGCGTTGGAGGTTCCGCTGGCGTTCTGCTCGGGGGCGACGATGTCGACCTCGGCAAATTCGCGACACACCTGCGCCAGGGCCAGCAGGCCCGGGGCGAGGTACCCATCATCATTGGCTACGAGAATGCGCATGCGGCCGATTGTAGGCAGTGCACCCTTCACCCGCATGTCGGCCGACCACCTTCTTTCGCGGCGTGCAGCCCTGCACCCGAGGGGCAGGACCGGGCGGCACAGCCCTGATAATCAGGCCCCGAGCTTTCCTGCCCAAGTCGAGGATTCCATTCATGTCCATCCGCGTGCTGATCGTTGAAGACAACGCCGTCGCCCGCAGTTTCCTGACCCGTGTGGTCCGGGAAAGTTTCAGCGACGAGATCCGCTTCAGCGAGGCCTCCGACCTGGACTCGGCACGCCAGTGGCTCGGCATCGGCCCCGGAGAGCAGGCCCACGCACCGGCCGACGGCTTCCGCCTCATCCTGTGCGACCTGGAGCAACCGGACAAGGCCGGACTGGAATTGCTGGCGCAACTGGCGGACTACCCCGCCATCAAGATCGCCACCACGCTGCACTCCGACGACGAGCACCTGTTTCCCGCCCTGCTCTGCGGCGCGAACGGCTATCTGCTCAAGGAGGATCGCTTCGAGGTGCTGGTCGAGGAACTGCAGCGCATCGTGCGTGGCCAGCCGCCCCTGTCGCCCGCCATGGCGCGGCGCATGCTCGGACAGTTCCGGCCGCACGACAGCCTGAGCACGCAGGAAAACGAAGTCCTGACCTATCTGAGCAAGGGGTTCACCATCAAGGAAATCGCGCGACTGATGGGCATCAAGTGGCAGGCGGTCAATGACCACGTCCGCATGGTCTACCGCAAGCTCGCCCTGGCCAGTTCACCCGAAGAAGGGCTGCAGGTCGGCCGCCAGACCGACGTCTGAACCACCGGGCCGGATCGGCCAGTCAGAGTCAGAACAAGAAAAAAGCCGGACTGTTGCCAGTCCGGCTTTTTTGTCTGCGTTGGGTGGGGTGGCTAATGGGACTCGAACCCACGACAACCAGAATCACAATCTGGGACTCTACCAACTGAGCTATAGCCACCGCAGAGAGATAAATTATAGGCCGAAACCTCTTCGAAATGCCAGCATTTCGGCGAATTTATTTTTACTGGCCCGCCACCATCACTTGGCGGGGACGGCGGACGCCGCCGGCTCCTCGGCCGAGGAGCGCTTGGCGCTGTCCAGGACCACCGCCTTGTAGCGCTTGCGCAGCGCGGCGTAGTAGGCCTCGCTCTCGGCCTGCGACCACAGCTGGGTGTACTGCTCGCGCGCCTTGTCGAGCGAGCCGGTGTCGGCCAGGTCGGCCGGCAGCACCTTCTCGATCACGGCCACGGCATAGCCCTCGTCCCCGAGGTCGACACCCACCCAGGCCGGCAGCGCGTCGGCCTTGGCCTTGAGCACGGCCTCGACCACCGCACGCGGCAGGTCCTGCGTCTTGACCCGCGACAGCGTGACCGCCGCCGGGAGCGTGCCCGCCGCAGCGGGCTGCGTCTTCCACTGCGCCAGCCTGGCGGCCCCTTCGTCACGCGCGGCCTTGGCCGCCTTGGCCTGCAGCACGGCCGCCTTGACCTGCTCGCGCACCTCGGCGAGCGCCTGCTTGCGCGCTGGCAGGTGTTCGGTGATGCGCAGCGACATCAGCTGGTTCGGGCCGATCTCGACCGCCAGCGCTTTGCGCTTGTTGCGCAGGTTGTCCGTCAGGAAGGCCGCTTCGACCACCTTCGGATTGGCCAGCACGCTGCCCGCCTCGGACTTGAAGGCGCGCGTGAAGCGCTCGGCGCGCTGCACCGTCAGCTTGAGCTTGTCGGCCACCGGCTGCAGGGTGTCTTCCTGCTCGACGAGGTTCGAGAACTGCTCGGCGACTTCCGCGTAGCGCTTCTGCGCCAGCGACTTGCGCACCTCGGCCTCGATCTCGGACTTCACCGACTCGAAGCTGCGCTTGTCCCCGCCACGCAGGTCTTCGAGCTGGAGGATGTGGAATCCGAAATCGCTCTCCACCACGCCGCTGATCTCGCCCTTCTTCAGCGCGAACGCCACGTCCTCGAAGGCCTTGACCATCGCGCCACGGCCGAACCAGTCCAGATCGCCGCCCTGCTTGGCGGAGCCCGGATCTTCGGAACTGGCACGCGCGATGTCGGCGAAGCCGGCCGGGTTCTTGCGCACGTCGGCCAGCAGGGCCTCGGCGCGGGCCTTCGCCTTGGCCTTCGCGTCGGCGGAGGCGCCCGCTTCGGCCTTGATCAGGATGTGGCGGGCGCGGCGCTCCTGCGGCTGTTCGTAGCGGGTGGCGTTCTCGGTGTAGTACTTGCGCAGGTCGTCTTCCGGCACGCTGATGCCGCGGGCCACCGTCGGCAGGTCGAGCACCAGGTACTCGAAGCTGACCGACTCCGGTGACAGCAGGCGGGCGGCGTGCGCCGGGTCGTCGTGATAGGCCTGCAGATCGGCGTCGCTGGCCTGCACCTTGGCCAGGTAGTCCTTGGCCGCGAAGGTCTGCACGCGCACGTCGCGGCGCTGGTAGAACGCGTCCACGGCCGCGCGGGCCACGGCATTCGGCGCCAGCGCCGTGCCAGCCACGCCCGCCAGAACCTGGTTGAGCGCCATGTCCTGGCTCAGGCGAGCGGCGAACTGCTGCGAGTTCATGCCCTGCGCGGCCAGCAGTTCCTTGCGGACCGTGCCGTCGGCATTGCGGAAGTTCGCGAACTGCGGATCGGTCTCGAACAGGCGCTTCAGGCGCTCGTCGGTCGGCACCAGGTGCAGGTCCCGCGAAGCGGCAAACAGCACACGCTGGCGGATCAGGTCGTCCAGCACGCGCTGGCGCACCTCGGGCGTGTCCAGCAGCTTGACGTCGACGTTGGGCATCTGCGTGCGCAGGCGCTCGATCTGGTTGCGGTGGGCCTGGTCCCACTCGCCACGGGTGATGGCCTGGCCATCCACCTTGGCGACCTCGTCCTTGCCTTCGGAGAACTTGTCATACCCCTGGATGCCGAACACCACGAAGGACGGCACGATCAGCAGCAGGAGCAGGAACTGCAGGACGCGGGTATGGCGACGGAAAAAATCGAACATCTGAGCTTCCTAGGGAGCACTGCAAGCAGCAGCGCCAGACACGACAAAGGCGAACCGGGGTTCGCCTTTGAAGAGAAATGACCGCAACGCATCACGGCGGACCACATGACAGAAACCCGTGTGGTGGGTGCTGAGGGGCTCGAACCCCCGACCTACGCCTTGTAAGGGCGCCGCTCTACCAGCTGAGCTAAGCACCCGGGTACTGTCCGTCCGGCGAGTCCGCAACTGTATCAGCTCAGCGCGTCGAGCAACACCTTGCCCGGCCGAAACCGGGGAATGCGCGCCGCGCGGATGTGGACCGGCGCCCCGGTGCGCGGGTTGCGGCCCTCGCGGGCGGCGCGGCTGGACACCACGAAGGTGCCGAATCCGACCAGCGCCACCGGCTCGCCCTTTTTCAGCGACTGCGACACGCCGGCGATCATGGCGTCGACCGCACGGGCCGCCGCCGCCTTGGAGATGTCGGCCTGCAGCGCGATGTGCGCGATGAGTTCGGTCTTGTTCACGCGAAACCCCTGATGCCTGTTTGGAAGGATGCGGATTCTAGAAGAGGCGCCCCGCACCGAGTTTCAGCGCGCCTTGGCACGGATCTCGGGCAGCGCTTTCTGGAGGTAGTACACCATCGACCAGATGGTCAGCACCGCGGCGATCACGATCAGCACCGTGCCGCACAGCCGCGTCGACACCACGCCGAACAGGCGGCCGTCATAGAGCAGGAAGGGAATCGCCACCATCTGCGCCGTCGTCTTGAGCTTGCCGATCATGTGGACCGCCACGCTGCGCGAGGCACCGATCTGCGCCATCCACTCGCGCAGCGCCGAGATCGCGATTTCGCGGCCGATGATGACCAGCGCCACCAGGGCGCTCACCCGGTCGAGCTGCAGCAGGATGAGCAGCGCCGCGCACACCAGGAACTTGTCCGCCACCGGATCGAGGAAGGCGCCGAAGGACGAGGTCTGGTTCAGCCTGCGCGCCAGCCAGCCGTCGAGCCAGTCGGTCAGCGCCACCACGACGAAGAGCACGGTCGCCATCAGATTGCGCGTCGGCATGTCGACCGGCAACTCGTAGATGCCCACGATGAGCGGAATGGCGACGATGCGCGCCCAGGTGAGCAGCGTGGGAAGGGTCCAGAACATGCACGCATTGTGCATGGTGTAACGATTCGCCGCGTTTTCAGCCTCTGGACGCGCCCCTCAACGCAGGGCCCGGTAGATCTCTTCCGCCAGTTCCGGCGAGATGCCCTCGACCCCGGCCAGATCCTCCACCGACGCCGCCGCCACGCCGCGCACGCCGCCAAAGCGCTGCAGCAGCCGCGCCCGCTTCTTCGGCCCGACGCCGGCGATGTCCTCTAGCCGGCTGCCGCCGGTGCGCACCGAGGCGCGCTTGGCCCGCATGCCGGTGATGGCGAAGCGGTGCGCTTCGTCGCGGATCTGCGCCACCAGCATCAGCGCGGCCGAGTCGTGACCGAGGTACACCTTCTCCCGCCCATCGGCGAAGACCAGCTCCTCCAGCCCCACCTTGCGGCCCTCGCCCTTTTCCACGCCGACCAGCAGCGAGAGGTTCAGCCCCAATGTCGTGAACACCTCGCGCGCCACGCTGATCTGACCGCGTCCGCCATCGACCAGCACGAGGTCCGGCAAGCGCCCCGTGCCCTGCTGCACCGCGTCGACCAGCTTGGCGTAGCGGCGCGTGAGCACCTGGCGCATCGCGGCGTAGTCGTCGCCGCCGGTGATGCCGGTGATGTTGTAGCGGCGGTACTGGCCGGGCTGCATCTTGTGGCCCTCGAAGACCACGCACGAGGCCTGCGTCGCCTCGCCCGCCGTGTGGCTGATGTCGAAGCACTCGATGCGCAGGCCCTCCAGCCCCGCATCCATGCCCTCGGGCGCCAGATCGAGCGCCTCGACCAGCGCCCGGGTGCGCGCCTGCTGCGAGCCTTCCTCGGACAGCAGCCGCGCCAGCGCCAGCTCGGCGCCCTTGACCGCCATGTCAAGCCAGGCGCGGCGGTTCTCGCGCGGCTGGTGCTGCGCGCTGACCTTGTGGCCTTGCGGGTCGGTGAGCATCGCGACCAGGCCGCGGTCCACTGGATGGCTGGTCACGAGGACTGGCGGGCAGGCGGCGCCCAGGTAGTGCTGCGCGATGAAAGCTTCGAGCACGCGGGCCTCGACCGGACGCGCCGTCTCGGGGGCATCGCCGGCCTCTGCAGCCTCTGCTGCGGACTCCGGCGCCTCGTCGCCGACGTCCACGGCGACCGCGTCCTCGACATGCGCCGGAAAGTACGCCCGGTCCCCCAGGTGCCGCCCGCCGCGCACCATCGCCAGGTTCACGCAGGCCCGCCCGCCCTGCACCTTCACGGCCAGGATGTCGGTGTCGCGGTCTTCCTGCGTGAACACGGACTGCTGCTGCAGCACCTTGGACAGCGTGGCGATCTGGTCGCGCAGCTCGGCGGCTTTTTCGTAGTCGAAGGCCTCGGCGCAGGCCATCATCTGCGCCTGCAGGCCGTCGAGCACCTCCTGCGTCTGCCCGCTCAGGAAGCGCACCGCGTTGCGCACGTCCGCGGCGTAGTCCTCGCGGCTGATCAGGTCGACGCACGGCGCCGAGCAGCGGT is a window from the Sphaerotilus montanus genome containing:
- a CDS encoding protein-L-isoaspartate(D-aspartate) O-methyltransferase, translated to MSDPAARKPRRWPLSLDRIGLPASAPGERTMTTADAQTLRPQRPLSDALREANRQRAAPVPQSDLQAFRQNMVLRLRQAGCQDERVLAAMNVVPRHLFVDSALVAQAYEDTSLPIGLGQTISKPSVVARMIELLRHRPGGADLARVLEIGTGCGYQAAVLAHVAGRVVTIERLRGLHDRALRQLAPLQLPGIELVYGDGRLGHGPAAPYDGIIAAAGGHDLPAAWLDQLARGGRLVAPVHDPALRSQVLMVVDKLGDGSIVQRIHEAVRFVPLESGTSDFGHS
- the surE gene encoding 5'/3'-nucleotidase SurE, with the translated sequence MRILVANDDGYLAPGLLALAQVCREFAEVDIVAPEQNASGTSNALSLHRPLSAWKASNGVQVVNGTPSDCVHVALTGLLGHRPDLIVSGINNGANLGDDTLYSGTVAAATEGYLFGVPAIAFSLVDHGWAHLDAAVAVVRRLLADVIQRPPASSPWLLNVNIPNRVDAATLPMQVTRLGRRHASEPVVRQFSPRGDPIYWIGAQGDVREAGEGTDFHATANGRISITPLQIDLTDHAASPQWARWVAPAAGG
- a CDS encoding response regulator — protein: MSIRVLIVEDNAVARSFLTRVVRESFSDEIRFSEASDLDSARQWLGIGPGEQAHAPADGFRLILCDLEQPDKAGLELLAQLADYPAIKIATTLHSDDEHLFPALLCGANGYLLKEDRFEVLVEELQRIVRGQPPLSPAMARRMLGQFRPHDSLSTQENEVLTYLSKGFTIKEIARLMGIKWQAVNDHVRMVYRKLALASSPEEGLQVGRQTDV
- a CDS encoding SurA N-terminal domain-containing protein, with the translated sequence MFDFFRRHTRVLQFLLLLLIVPSFVVFGIQGYDKFSEGKDEVAKVDGQAITRGEWDQAHRNQIERLRTQMPNVDVKLLDTPEVRQRVLDDLIRQRVLFAASRDLHLVPTDERLKRLFETDPQFANFRNADGTVRKELLAAQGMNSQQFAARLSQDMALNQVLAGVAGTALAPNAVARAAVDAFYQRRDVRVQTFAAKDYLAKVQASDADLQAYHDDPAHAARLLSPESVSFEYLVLDLPTVARGISVPEDDLRKYYTENATRYEQPQERRARHILIKAEAGASADAKAKAKARAEALLADVRKNPAGFADIARASSEDPGSAKQGGDLDWFGRGAMVKAFEDVAFALKKGEISGVVESDFGFHILQLEDLRGGDKRSFESVKSEIEAEVRKSLAQKRYAEVAEQFSNLVEQEDTLQPVADKLKLTVQRAERFTRAFKSEAGSVLANPKVVEAAFLTDNLRNKRKALAVEIGPNQLMSLRITEHLPARKQALAEVREQVKAAVLQAKAAKAARDEGAARLAQWKTQPAAAGTLPAAVTLSRVKTQDLPRAVVEAVLKAKADALPAWVGVDLGDEGYAVAVIEKVLPADLADTGSLDKAREQYTQLWSQAESEAYYAALRKRYKAVVLDSAKRSSAEEPAASAVPAK
- a CDS encoding HU family DNA-binding protein, with product MNKTELIAHIALQADISKAAAARAVDAMIAGVSQSLKKGEPVALVGFGTFVVSSRAAREGRNPRTGAPVHIRAARIPRFRPGKVLLDALS
- the pgsA gene encoding CDP-diacylglycerol--glycerol-3-phosphate 3-phosphatidyltransferase — encoded protein: MFWTLPTLLTWARIVAIPLIVGIYELPVDMPTRNLMATVLFVVVALTDWLDGWLARRLNQTSSFGAFLDPVADKFLVCAALLILLQLDRVSALVALVIIGREIAISALREWMAQIGASRSVAVHMIGKLKTTAQMVAIPFLLYDGRLFGVVSTRLCGTVLIVIAAVLTIWSMVYYLQKALPEIRAKAR
- the uvrC gene encoding excinuclease ABC subunit UvrC, translated to MTRRLTPDEAEALLIPEPALETPAAAARERLLTEVAALPALPGVYRYFDAEGGLLYVGKAKHLKRRVSSYFQKDHGGTRIGHMVSKIVRMETTVVRSEAEALLLENNLIKSLNPRFNILFRDDKSYPYLKFVTHEFPRVVYFRGAVDRRHRYFGPYPSAWAVKEGIQLMQKVFLLRTCEDTVFHNRTRPCLLHQIHRCSAPCVDLISREDYAADVRNAVRFLSGQTQEVLDGLQAQMMACAEAFDYEKAAELRDQIATLSKVLQQQSVFTQEDRDTDILAVKVQGGRACVNLAMVRGGRHLGDRAYFPAHVEDAVAVDVGDEAPESAAEAAEAGDAPETARPVEARVLEAFIAQHYLGAACPPVLVTSHPVDRGLVAMLTDPQGHKVSAQHQPRENRRAWLDMAVKGAELALARLLSEEGSQQARTRALVEALDLAPEGMDAGLEGLRIECFDISHTAGEATQASCVVFEGHKMQPGQYRRYNITGITGGDDYAAMRQVLTRRYAKLVDAVQQGTGRLPDLVLVDGGRGQISVAREVFTTLGLNLSLLVGVEKGEGRKVGLEELVFADGREKVYLGHDSAALMLVAQIRDEAHRFAITGMRAKRASVRTGGSRLEDIAGVGPKKRARLLQRFGGVRGVAAASVEDLAGVEGISPELAEEIYRALR